A genomic region of Staphylococcus roterodami contains the following coding sequences:
- a CDS encoding FUSC family protein, producing MIIPALIGYLCGNFQFGLLVATGTLAHIYVFNGSAKSKIRTVIICNLAFAICMILGTLTATTPLVFGLTLLIVTVIPFYIFTALKIAGPSSTFFIVTFSLPINLPIAPEDALYRGFAIILGGILATLMVLLTIFLSKTKAEEQAIRNDFTLISKLLHHYNDKDKFLKVATSAVNVFKASDKLLITSNSSSGKLSSRFQKLLLLHTSAQGIYSELLELNAKNIRPLPVELIEMTDYITQQLNNPNQQMDYWRKEVTVTNDFENLFNHILKIDEITHANSERIEYEADIHKPLYSKRIYQNLTLDSIVFRNTLRYAVIMMVAIFIALMFDFDKAYWIPLSTHTVLLGTSTVHAIERGMARGLGTMFGVLVLSIILFISIPTPVAVVLMGVAALFTEALVAANYAIAVVFITIQVILMNGLASRNLSIDIAFPRMTDVTIGIIIAIIGLFVLGQRTASVLLPNVMAEVIRKEATIFHYLFSENKYKDEAYLKNEAINLSVKLNNMTQVYHAACGELFSNKTIVRNYYPSIFAIEEISFMLNRAMTNESRYTIDEQLMGTYLVVFENIAKHFELQENLSIKTLSDLPQYNYIQTALMHIQESSIEVNEK from the coding sequence ATGATAATCCCTGCTTTAATTGGATACTTATGTGGTAATTTTCAATTTGGATTACTTGTTGCAACAGGAACATTGGCGCATATTTATGTGTTTAATGGGTCTGCTAAATCAAAGATTAGAACTGTAATTATATGTAATTTAGCCTTCGCCATTTGTATGATTTTAGGTACACTAACGGCTACAACGCCATTAGTTTTTGGTTTGACCTTGCTCATTGTCACGGTTATTCCCTTTTACATTTTTACAGCTTTGAAAATTGCAGGACCATCATCTACTTTTTTCATCGTAACATTTAGTCTTCCTATTAATTTGCCGATAGCACCAGAAGATGCATTGTATAGAGGCTTTGCCATTATTTTAGGTGGAATCTTAGCCACTTTGATGGTGTTACTAACAATCTTCCTATCTAAAACGAAAGCAGAAGAACAAGCGATTCGAAATGATTTCACGCTAATCTCGAAGTTATTACATCATTATAATGATAAAGATAAATTTTTAAAAGTTGCTACTTCAGCGGTAAATGTATTTAAAGCATCAGATAAATTATTGATTACTTCAAATTCAAGTAGTGGAAAATTGAGCTCACGCTTTCAAAAGTTACTATTGTTGCATACATCTGCACAAGGTATTTACTCTGAATTGTTGGAATTAAATGCTAAAAATATAAGACCATTACCGGTTGAATTGATAGAAATGACTGATTACATTACTCAACAACTAAATAATCCTAACCAACAAATGGATTATTGGCGTAAAGAAGTTACCGTAACGAATGATTTTGAAAATTTATTTAATCACATTTTGAAAATTGACGAAATAACACATGCAAATTCTGAACGTATTGAATATGAAGCAGATATTCATAAGCCGCTTTATAGTAAACGAATTTATCAAAATTTAACATTAGACTCTATTGTCTTTCGTAATACATTGCGATATGCCGTCATTATGATGGTGGCAATATTTATTGCACTGATGTTCGATTTCGACAAGGCGTATTGGATACCGTTATCTACACATACGGTATTGTTAGGTACTTCGACAGTTCATGCGATTGAAAGAGGTATGGCACGAGGTCTAGGAACAATGTTTGGTGTATTAGTGCTTTCAATCATATTATTCATTTCAATACCAACACCAGTTGCAGTTGTACTTATGGGTGTTGCCGCTTTATTTACTGAAGCATTAGTTGCTGCGAACTACGCAATAGCTGTAGTCTTTATTACTATCCAAGTTATATTAATGAATGGTTTGGCATCGAGAAATTTATCTATTGATATAGCCTTTCCGCGAATGACGGATGTAACGATAGGAATCATCATAGCTATTATAGGCTTATTTGTTCTTGGTCAACGTACTGCATCAGTATTGCTTCCAAATGTAATGGCTGAAGTAATCCGTAAAGAAGCAACAATTTTTCATTATTTGTTCTCTGAAAATAAATATAAAGATGAGGCTTATTTGAAAAATGAGGCAATAAACTTATCGGTGAAATTAAATAATATGACGCAAGTTTATCATGCTGCATGTGGTGAATTATTCAGTAATAAAACTATAGTTCGAAATTATTATCCGAGTATATTCGCAATTGAAGAAATAAGTTTTATGTTAAATAGAGCAATGACAAACGAGTCGCGTTATACGATAGATGAACAATTAATGGGTACGTATTTAGTTGTGTTCGAAAATATTGCGAAGCATTTTGAATTACAAGAGAACTTATCGATTAAAACTTTATCAGATTTACCACAATACAATTATATTCAAACAGCATTAATGCATATTCAAGAAAGTAGTATAGAAGTGAATGAAAAGTAG
- a CDS encoding GTP pyrophosphokinase family protein, which translates to MYVDRKPSLYLEDLRHDFKNSLSKFENGDEAFDTLLGFVELDHIYSSALKEISTKLSILDDNFNHIYKHNPIHHMERRVKEMRSLIEKLNRKGLQISAHAAKEHIMDIAGIRVVCNYLEDVYLIEEMLLKQEDVQLIKRKDYIEHPKENGYRSLHIVVSIPVFLAERVEILPVEIQIRTIGMDMWASLEHKMRYKNNAETEKYRDLLKECATEITDVENKLQQIHSEITD; encoded by the coding sequence ATGTATGTAGATCGAAAACCATCATTATATTTAGAAGATTTGCGACATGATTTTAAAAATAGTTTAAGTAAATTTGAAAATGGTGATGAAGCGTTTGATACATTATTAGGTTTTGTAGAATTAGATCATATTTATTCATCAGCCCTAAAAGAAATTAGTACAAAGTTAAGTATTTTAGATGATAATTTTAACCATATTTATAAACATAATCCTATCCATCATATGGAACGACGTGTTAAAGAAATGCGTAGTTTAATTGAAAAGCTAAATCGGAAAGGATTACAGATAAGTGCGCATGCGGCTAAAGAACATATTATGGATATCGCAGGTATTCGTGTTGTCTGTAACTACTTAGAAGATGTGTATTTGATTGAAGAAATGCTTTTGAAACAAGAAGATGTTCAATTAATAAAACGTAAAGATTATATTGAGCATCCTAAAGAAAATGGCTATCGCAGTTTACACATTGTTGTGTCGATTCCAGTATTTTTAGCAGAACGTGTTGAAATATTGCCAGTAGAAATACAAATTAGAACGATTGGAATGGATATGTGGGCTAGCTTAGAACACAAGATGCGTTATAAAAATAATGCTGAAACTGAAAAATATAGAGATTTATTAAAAGAATGTGCTACTGAAATTACTGACGTTGAAAACAAGTTACAACAAATTCATTCTGAAATCACGGATTAA
- a CDS encoding fatty acid desaturase family protein, with product MTLKLEKAVFSMEIKKDLKVLMKKDNYHNIFALIFDWLVILGSACISIYMNNLIIYILSIILIGSRMRAFDNLMHEACHRSLFTNKFYNKWIACLLIAFPIFTSFTTYCNSHFKHHRNLWDEEKDPDTKRYRIVGLDKPQKDVKKFIINHIVKVLFLFHVPKYVLGTVSANLYSRDTPKSEIWTRNIFWGTIITLSIMFNFWLYVILYWFIPLLTTFQIIRYWAEMAEHSGLNNDNELTASRNTFGMPWTIFLFHPHHDNFHLVHHLFPAIPHYNLKKAHIILMRDQKYREAHHCTGFFKTTLPGFYSVVKDICTPNIVGKGEDAN from the coding sequence TTGACACTAAAATTAGAAAAAGCTGTATTTTCAATGGAGATAAAAAAAGATTTGAAGGTATTAATGAAAAAGGATAATTACCACAATATTTTCGCTTTGATTTTTGACTGGTTGGTAATTCTAGGGAGTGCATGTATAAGTATCTATATGAACAATCTCATTATTTATATTCTAAGTATTATTTTAATTGGAAGCCGAATGAGGGCGTTTGATAACTTAATGCACGAAGCATGTCATCGTTCATTATTTACAAATAAGTTTTATAATAAATGGATTGCTTGTCTTTTAATAGCGTTCCCTATATTTACAAGCTTTACTACATATTGTAATTCTCATTTTAAACATCATAGAAATTTATGGGATGAGGAAAAAGACCCAGATACTAAACGATATCGCATTGTAGGTTTAGACAAGCCGCAAAAAGATGTGAAAAAATTTATAATTAATCACATTGTAAAGGTACTATTTTTATTCCATGTGCCTAAATATGTTTTAGGTACAGTTTCAGCTAATTTATACAGTAGGGATACTCCTAAATCAGAAATATGGACTAGAAATATTTTCTGGGGAACAATTATAACGTTATCAATTATGTTTAATTTTTGGTTATATGTTATTCTTTATTGGTTTATACCACTTTTAACAACTTTTCAGATTATTCGTTATTGGGCAGAAATGGCTGAACACTCTGGATTGAATAATGATAATGAGTTAACAGCAAGTCGGAATACTTTTGGTATGCCTTGGACAATATTTTTATTTCATCCTCACCATGATAATTTTCACTTAGTCCACCATTTATTCCCAGCAATACCACATTATAATTTGAAAAAAGCACATATTATATTAATGAGAGATCAAAAATATAGAGAAGCACATCATTGTACTGGATTCTTCAAGACGACACTACCGGGTTTTTATAGTGTAGTAAAAGATATTTGTACACCGAACATTGTTGGAAAGGGGGAGGATGCGAATTGA
- a CDS encoding ATP-binding cassette domain-containing protein, whose translation MDVVTVEHLTKKIGNKTILEDISLTLKRGHIVGLVGANGAGKTTLMKVILGYSSFQSGNFNVIKNQDSKSNIGALIENPGIYPFMSGYENLKLFNESKNTQDIDKIVSQLNMDEYIHKKAKTYSLGMKQKLGIAIAFLNDPQFVILDEPMNGLDPKAVRDVRELIVQKAQEGVTFLISSHILSELVKITNSILIINKGKIVTETSEEELKQFKDNDLENVLLDIIEREDQA comes from the coding sequence ATGGATGTTGTAACAGTCGAACATTTAACAAAGAAGATAGGAAATAAAACGATTCTTGAAGATATATCCTTAACGTTAAAACGTGGACACATTGTAGGTCTTGTTGGAGCGAATGGTGCAGGAAAAACAACTTTAATGAAAGTTATATTAGGTTACTCTAGTTTCCAAAGCGGGAATTTCAATGTTATTAAAAACCAGGACAGCAAAAGCAATATCGGTGCATTGATTGAAAATCCAGGAATATATCCTTTTATGTCTGGATATGAAAACTTGAAGTTATTTAACGAATCAAAAAACACTCAAGATATCGATAAAATTGTCTCACAACTTAATATGGATGAATACATTCATAAAAAAGCTAAAACGTATTCTCTTGGTATGAAACAAAAATTAGGAATTGCTATAGCATTTTTAAATGATCCTCAATTTGTTATCTTAGATGAACCAATGAACGGCTTAGATCCAAAAGCTGTGCGAGATGTACGTGAATTGATTGTCCAAAAAGCGCAAGAAGGTGTTACTTTCTTAATTTCGAGTCATATTTTAAGTGAATTGGTTAAAATTACAAACTCTATCCTTATTATCAACAAAGGTAAAATTGTAACAGAAACATCGGAAGAAGAACTTAAACAATTTAAAGATAATGATTTAGAAAATGTATTACTAGACATCATAGAAAGGGAGGACCAAGCATAA
- a CDS encoding DUF2188 domain-containing protein, with protein MPCTLKGYPEKWKEFETLKRQKAIEIANAMLREGYLEKDVIPIATKKAKDWYRTLSKEEIKALEEENIVQFHTATMEKTEVDSEDATTDNEKHIQEVSNQNKSKFDSGSNESESGGVRQRESIIDGPHAKAVGSFKDL; from the coding sequence ATGCCCTGTACATTGAAAGGTTACCCCGAAAAATGGAAGGAATTTGAAACGTTAAAACGACAAAAAGCGATAGAAATTGCGAATGCAATGTTAAGAGAAGGATATCTTGAAAAAGATGTTATTCCTATCGCAACGAAAAAAGCAAAAGATTGGTATCGAACATTATCGAAAGAAGAAATTAAAGCATTAGAAGAAGAAAACATCGTACAATTCCATACAGCAACAATGGAAAAAACAGAGGTGGATAGTGAAGATGCAACAACTGATAATGAAAAACATATTCAAGAAGTATCAAATCAAAATAAGTCAAAATTTGATAGTGGATCAAATGAAAGCGAAAGTGGTGGCGTTCGCCAAAGAGAGTCAATTATTGATGGTCCACATGCAAAAGCTGTGGGATCATTTAAAGACTTATAA
- a CDS encoding MFS transporter, producing the protein MKEKRTNVRWMFALAFFFIGVIAYMDRANISYIAKQMMDDLGMTKPQFGLLASFFSLGYALMQVPSGMLAEKFGPRKMITIALVWWSAFTILTGMIKNHGLIYLVRFLFGVGEAPMYPSNAVFNSFWFSKNEKGRASSALLAGSYFGPVLAPIVTIAIVNAFNWQAVFYIFGAIGILMAVLWAIIAKDLPEQHRMVNEAEKCFIMENRDIVATEKSSPPWNDFFKRFSFYAIAIQYFVVQFIITLFLIWLPTYLTEVFHVNFKEMSISSLPWLLMFFLILSAGAISDRVLGLGRSKFVARGVIAIAGFIVFAVSIIFAVRTGNLYVSIFWLSLGLGGIGISMGMSWAAATDLGRNFSGTVSGWMNLWGNIGALISPLLAGLFVEHLGWTMTFQLLIIPAVIAVIMWFYVKPDQPLIVSDDKAIEK; encoded by the coding sequence ATGAAGGAAAAACGAACTAACGTAAGGTGGATGTTCGCGCTTGCGTTCTTCTTTATTGGGGTTATTGCGTATATGGATAGAGCAAACATTTCATATATCGCTAAACAAATGATGGATGATTTAGGGATGACCAAACCACAATTTGGTTTATTGGCATCATTCTTCTCTCTAGGTTATGCATTAATGCAAGTACCATCGGGGATGTTGGCTGAAAAATTCGGTCCACGTAAGATGATTACAATTGCATTAGTTTGGTGGAGTGCATTTACAATCTTAACGGGTATGATTAAGAACCACGGTTTAATTTATTTAGTGAGATTCTTATTTGGTGTGGGTGAGGCGCCAATGTACCCTTCTAATGCTGTGTTTAACTCATTTTGGTTCTCTAAAAATGAAAAAGGTAGAGCATCAAGTGCATTATTAGCAGGGTCATATTTCGGACCGGTATTAGCACCAATAGTTACAATTGCTATTGTTAACGCATTTAACTGGCAAGCAGTATTCTACATTTTTGGTGCAATAGGGATTTTAATGGCTGTATTATGGGCGATTATTGCTAAAGACTTACCTGAGCAACATAGAATGGTTAACGAAGCGGAGAAATGTTTCATTATGGAAAATCGTGATATCGTAGCTACTGAAAAGTCATCACCACCATGGAATGATTTCTTTAAACGTTTTAGCTTCTATGCAATTGCAATTCAATACTTTGTTGTACAATTTATCATTACATTATTCTTAATTTGGTTACCGACGTATTTAACAGAAGTATTCCACGTTAACTTTAAAGAAATGAGTATTAGTTCATTACCTTGGTTATTAATGTTCTTCTTAATCTTATCAGCAGGTGCAATTTCTGACCGTGTATTAGGATTAGGACGTTCAAAATTCGTAGCTAGAGGTGTAATTGCTATCGCAGGATTTATTGTATTTGCAGTTTCAATTATCTTTGCTGTACGTACAGGAAATTTATATGTAAGTATTTTCTGGTTATCACTAGGTCTTGGTGGTATCGGTATTTCAATGGGTATGAGTTGGGCTGCAGCAACTGACTTAGGACGTAACTTCTCTGGTACAGTATCAGGATGGATGAACTTATGGGGTAATATAGGTGCATTAATCAGTCCGTTATTAGCAGGTTTATTCGTAGAACATTTAGGTTGGACAATGACATTCCAATTGTTAATCATTCCAGCAGTAATCGCTGTGATTATGTGGTTCTATGTGAAACCAGATCAACCTTTAATTGTTAGTGATGATAAAGCAATAGAAAAATAA
- a CDS encoding MerR family transcriptional regulator, with amino-acid sequence MSNYSTGELAKLCNVTILTVQYYDRKGILKPARFTEGNRRLYTEEQRQTLELILLLKELGCALSDIDMLLKGEKSTLKTLNALLVLKQQEIERQIRQQQTVLNKISNIQHYVSDESKAPISHLKDIENVMSKSVEMKSIRRNIWISAGIMGVIQYSSIISALLMKNKWPFLIALPFMIGYGIGITLYYQRKVAYLCPNCQHVFSPSLWQVIKAKHTATTRRFECPNCHETHYCIEVPKTHSNKETCHTSQV; translated from the coding sequence ATGTCTAACTATTCAACTGGAGAACTCGCAAAGTTATGTAATGTAACAATACTAACAGTTCAATATTATGATCGTAAAGGTATTTTGAAACCAGCAAGATTTACAGAAGGAAATCGTCGTCTTTATACAGAAGAGCAACGACAAACATTAGAGTTAATCTTATTACTTAAAGAGTTAGGTTGTGCATTAAGTGATATAGATATGTTGTTAAAAGGTGAAAAAAGTACACTGAAGACACTTAATGCTTTGCTCGTACTTAAACAACAAGAAATTGAACGACAAATTAGGCAACAACAAACGGTGTTAAACAAAATAAGTAATATTCAACATTACGTAAGTGATGAGTCGAAAGCTCCAATATCACATCTTAAAGACATAGAAAATGTCATGAGTAAATCTGTTGAAATGAAAAGTATTCGTCGTAACATTTGGATTAGTGCTGGTATTATGGGAGTTATTCAATATTCAAGCATTATTAGTGCGCTCTTAATGAAAAATAAATGGCCGTTTCTAATTGCGTTGCCGTTTATGATTGGATACGGCATTGGCATTACTTTATACTACCAGCGTAAGGTCGCCTATTTATGTCCTAACTGCCAACATGTATTCTCACCATCTTTATGGCAAGTTATCAAAGCTAAGCATACAGCGACAACACGTCGATTCGAATGTCCTAACTGTCATGAAACACACTATTGTATTGAAGTGCCAAAAACACATTCGAACAAAGAAACTTGCCACACATCACAAGTATAA
- a CDS encoding DedA family protein — MEQIITEFISRFGYAAIFILILLENVLPIVPSEIILTFAGLMSVKSHLSILTLFIIATIASFIGLLILYYICRLISEERLYRFIDRHGKWIKLKSKDLKRANDWFKKYGVWAVFICRFIPVLRVLITIPAGVNRMNVVTFTVISLIGTTIWNFGLILLGRTLSDSFGMLMTGLHTYSRIMYVVIIIAVIYFAIRYIGKRKRVK; from the coding sequence ATGGAACAAATTATCACTGAATTTATTAGCCGTTTTGGGTATGCAGCGATTTTTATATTAATCTTATTAGAAAATGTACTACCTATCGTACCATCGGAAATTATTTTGACATTTGCTGGTCTAATGTCTGTTAAATCACATTTATCAATTTTAACTTTATTTATTATTGCAACTATCGCATCGTTTATAGGGCTGTTAATTTTATATTATATCTGCCGTTTGATTTCAGAAGAACGTCTATATCGTTTTATTGATCGACATGGTAAGTGGATTAAATTGAAAAGTAAAGATTTAAAGCGAGCAAATGATTGGTTTAAAAAGTATGGCGTATGGGCTGTATTTATCTGTCGTTTCATACCTGTATTACGTGTATTGATTACCATTCCAGCCGGTGTGAACCGCATGAATGTTGTGACATTTACCGTTATTTCATTAATAGGTACAACAATTTGGAATTTCGGTTTAATTTTACTAGGACGCACGTTGAGCGATAGCTTCGGTATGTTGATGACTGGTCTTCATACATATTCACGTATTATGTATGTTGTCATCATTATCGCAGTCATTTACTTTGCTATACGTTACATTGGCAAACGTAAGAGAGTAAAATAA
- a CDS encoding LysE family transporter, which yields MIQPVLHGILLALGLILPLGAQNVFVFNQGANQKKLINALPVVITAGLCDTFLIIIAVLGVSLILMSLPVLQLFIYIVGLFFLLYMAWSLWKEKPNTLDNYDPMSTKKQIGFAISVSLLNPHAIMDTVGVIGSSASVYSGLEKVLFCIATIMVSWLWFFLLAILGKVLGSIDRTGKYILFLNKISSIIIVAVSIVIIKNILKLIL from the coding sequence TTGATACAACCAGTTTTACACGGTATTTTATTAGCATTGGGACTTATTTTGCCCCTAGGAGCGCAAAACGTGTTTGTATTTAATCAAGGTGCTAATCAAAAAAAATTGATAAACGCATTGCCGGTTGTTATAACGGCTGGACTATGTGACACTTTTTTAATAATAATTGCTGTCCTGGGTGTTTCACTAATATTAATGTCATTACCAGTTCTACAATTATTTATTTATATAGTTGGTTTGTTTTTTCTATTGTACATGGCTTGGTCTTTATGGAAAGAAAAGCCTAACACTCTAGACAACTATGATCCGATGAGTACAAAAAAGCAAATAGGTTTTGCTATATCTGTTTCGTTGTTAAATCCACATGCAATTATGGATACAGTTGGTGTAATTGGATCAAGCGCATCTGTCTATTCTGGTTTAGAAAAAGTACTTTTTTGTATTGCCACTATTATGGTTTCTTGGCTATGGTTTTTTCTGTTAGCGATATTAGGTAAGGTTTTAGGTTCTATAGATAGAACAGGTAAATATATATTATTTTTAAATAAAATCTCTAGTATAATAATAGTTGCTGTCAGTATAGTCATTATAAAAAATATATTAAAGTTAATTTTGTAA
- a CDS encoding ABC transporter permease: MGTLIKQECFKLYKKKSTFIAPIVFILLMVAQGYIATKYNITPKENFTSGFNGLAWFSFLLIIQASTIISMEFHYGTIKNLLYREYSRTTMIISKIITLFIISLIYFAITIIASIGIGPLFFNDLNIFESSGNQLSLFNQLLLVSLGTFVGVWLVLSLTLLLSCATNSTGVAIAVGIVFYFASTILAVVQTTLLEKIEWLKWNPINMMNIMIQTVEKGFSKSTKLELHELFIGNIAYISIFLILVVFIFKKKNV, translated from the coding sequence ATGGGAACTTTAATTAAACAAGAATGTTTCAAATTATATAAGAAGAAATCAACTTTTATCGCACCTATTGTCTTTATTCTACTAATGGTTGCTCAAGGTTATATTGCTACGAAATACAATATCACGCCAAAGGAAAATTTCACATCTGGTTTTAATGGACTTGCATGGTTTTCATTTTTATTAATTATTCAAGCAAGTACAATTATTTCAATGGAATTTCATTACGGAACGATTAAAAATTTACTTTATCGTGAATATTCAAGAACAACTATGATTATTAGCAAAATCATCACATTATTTATTATTTCTTTAATTTATTTTGCTATTACAATTATCGCTTCAATTGGTATTGGGCCTTTATTCTTTAATGATTTAAATATATTTGAAAGTAGCGGGAATCAATTATCTTTATTTAATCAATTATTATTAGTTAGTTTAGGCACATTTGTTGGCGTTTGGTTAGTTTTAAGCTTAACGTTACTATTATCATGCGCAACAAATTCAACGGGCGTAGCCATTGCAGTAGGTATTGTTTTTTATTTTGCAAGTACTATATTAGCAGTAGTTCAAACGACACTTTTAGAAAAAATTGAATGGCTAAAGTGGAACCCTATTAATATGATGAATATTATGATTCAAACAGTTGAAAAAGGTTTTAGTAAGTCGACGAAATTAGAACTTCATGAATTGTTTATTGGTAATATTGCTTATATTTCTATTTTCTTAATCCTTGTAGTATTTATTTTCAAGAAGAAAAATGTATAG
- a CDS encoding PLP-dependent aminotransferase family protein — translation MTKFQYKKIIDDIISKINNGSLSPGDKLYSQRKLAKYYNVNKSTVIQALDILKSYGILDTIEKKGVYVSQYKWNSYITNNIHWQDYIGNSFSKNNQYYIQKINEIEFNPDIIRLGTGELSPKLIPNHIFKKILTNDIEEALQTNYEEPKGNLKLRIEIVKYMKRRGVDCNINNICITSGAVQGLKLIADGLLIPQSKIIIETPSYINSIRTWHNIRAKIIPLSINYIKHNINNIFKLNSDYRHSIFYCIPTLHNPTQNTYSKEEKQKIIDQCHKEGIPIVEDSIYSDLWFSPNQQISMKALKNSDNVLYLGSLSKTVSPGLRIGWIIADEKVIHHLADLKMQNDYGASSISQHIATTWLSNYHEDHLYKLKIELKLRKSIFIKSLKKHLSKFGYWNEPQGSFYIWFKLSVPVNIKLLFNEAIKENILIHPGEIYDINSKSYIRFSYSYINKEEIDQSLKKLSEIINRIRT, via the coding sequence ATGACTAAATTTCAATATAAAAAAATAATTGATGATATTATTAGTAAAATTAACAACGGTAGTTTATCTCCGGGGGATAAATTATACTCGCAAAGAAAATTAGCTAAGTACTATAATGTAAATAAATCAACAGTTATACAAGCTTTAGATATTCTAAAAAGCTATGGCATCTTAGATACAATTGAAAAAAAAGGTGTTTATGTATCCCAGTATAAATGGAATTCTTATATTACCAATAATATTCATTGGCAAGATTATATAGGCAATAGCTTTTCTAAAAATAACCAATATTATATTCAAAAAATTAATGAAATAGAATTTAATCCTGATATCATCCGATTAGGTACTGGAGAACTATCTCCAAAACTAATTCCAAACCATATATTTAAAAAAATATTAACTAATGATATTGAAGAAGCTTTACAAACTAACTATGAAGAACCAAAAGGAAATCTAAAGTTAAGGATAGAAATAGTAAAATATATGAAGCGAAGAGGAGTTGATTGTAATATCAATAATATATGTATTACATCCGGTGCTGTGCAAGGTTTAAAATTAATTGCAGACGGACTGTTAATTCCACAATCTAAAATTATAATTGAAACACCTTCATACATTAATTCCATACGTACTTGGCATAATATCAGAGCAAAAATTATTCCTTTGTCCATCAATTACATCAAACATAATATTAACAATATCTTTAAATTAAATAGTGATTATAGGCACAGTATTTTTTACTGTATACCAACACTGCATAACCCTACTCAAAATACTTATAGTAAAGAAGAGAAACAAAAAATTATAGATCAATGTCATAAAGAAGGTATTCCGATTGTGGAAGATAGTATATACTCTGATTTATGGTTCAGTCCTAACCAACAAATTTCTATGAAAGCTTTAAAAAATAGTGATAATGTTTTATATTTAGGTAGTTTATCTAAAACTGTAAGTCCCGGTCTACGTATTGGTTGGATTATAGCAGACGAAAAAGTAATTCATCATTTAGCCGATTTAAAAATGCAAAATGATTACGGTGCAAGTTCTATATCACAGCATATTGCCACAACGTGGTTAAGTAATTATCATGAAGATCATTTATATAAATTAAAGATCGAACTAAAATTACGAAAATCTATTTTTATAAAGTCATTAAAGAAACATCTATCTAAGTTTGGATATTGGAATGAACCCCAAGGCTCATTTTATATCTGGTTTAAGCTATCTGTTCCAGTAAATATAAAGCTCTTATTTAACGAAGCAATAAAAGAAAATATACTAATACACCCAGGAGAAATATATGACATTAACTCTAAAAGCTATATTCGCTTTTCATACTCATATATCAACAAGGAAGAAATTGACCAAAGCTTAAAAAAATTAAGTGAAATTATAAATAGAATACGAACTTAG